Proteins encoded by one window of Porphyromonas vaginalis:
- a CDS encoding Bax inhibitor-1/YccA family protein — MTTPPPYNPSDYSTPEGQTYMAAPLVGTVMRKTFGWMALCLLITALAAMGVVNTGLFYQIASSGAMWLLIIAELVVVFVLSARIHKMSVTTATIMLIVYSALNGATLSVIFVVYSLGSIAKTFFITTGMFGVMALVGATTKRDLSKMGSILFMALIGLIIASLVNLFLRSSGLDWIISLIGVVLFTALTAYDVQRVKRLATETDLYDDTQVGRLAVISALSLYLDFINLFLYLLRFFGRND; from the coding sequence ATGACAACACCCCCTCCCTACAACCCCTCAGACTACTCAACTCCTGAGGGACAAACCTATATGGCAGCCCCATTGGTTGGCACAGTGATGCGCAAGACCTTCGGCTGGATGGCTCTATGCCTGCTCATCACGGCACTCGCTGCTATGGGTGTCGTAAACACAGGACTCTTCTACCAGATAGCTTCATCAGGAGCTATGTGGCTACTCATCATTGCGGAGCTAGTCGTGGTCTTCGTCCTCTCGGCGCGCATCCACAAGATGAGCGTGACGACGGCTACCATTATGCTGATTGTCTACTCGGCACTCAATGGTGCGACGCTCTCTGTCATCTTTGTAGTATATAGTCTCGGGTCGATTGCGAAGACCTTCTTCATAACCACCGGCATGTTTGGCGTGATGGCGCTCGTGGGTGCTACCACCAAGCGGGATCTATCTAAGATGGGCTCTATCCTATTCATGGCACTGATAGGCCTCATCATTGCTTCGCTGGTCAATCTCTTCCTTCGCTCGAGCGGTCTGGACTGGATCATTAGCCTCATCGGCGTGGTACTCTTCACCGCTCTGACCGCTTACGATGTGCAGCGTGTGAAGCGTCTAGCTACTGAGACAGACCTCTATGACGATACGCAGGTGGGACGGCTAGCGGTCATCAGCGCTCTATCGCTCTATCTAGACTTTATCAACCTATTCCTATACCTCTTGAGGTTCTTCGGACGTAACGACTGA
- the porQ gene encoding type IX secretion system protein PorQ has protein sequence MPRASLGSALLLLLFGLLPYTTVRGQEAHTFGFLLQPPSAQSLAMGGKVISYIDANPGLALDNPALYGHEVAGRMFLSYFNYMRGTHSANALYGLPVGERGAWAVALRSTYYGKMQGYDTQGVATAPFQAMEMSLSGLYSYDLTDRLRGGLALKMLYGQIEHYSAFALIADAGLSYYRSDWGTSLGMTISNVGGMLKSYGLSRRMPQWDVRLGMSQRLAHAPIRFHLTLHGLTPYNIQTWGAGRSTGIRVASHLAGGVEFVPSEQFWIGIGYNAKQAVDLSERGAKSLSGLSAGVGFNQRHYRLALGATYYTPQMLGLMFSFSTTFGNDKYVY, from the coding sequence ATGCCTCGAGCATCTCTCGGGAGTGCACTACTCCTACTACTTTTCGGCCTCCTCCCCTATACAACTGTACGGGGGCAGGAGGCTCATACTTTTGGCTTCCTGCTACAGCCCCCCTCAGCACAGTCGCTCGCTATGGGCGGCAAGGTAATATCCTATATAGATGCAAACCCGGGGCTAGCTCTAGACAACCCCGCACTCTATGGACACGAGGTGGCGGGACGAATGTTTCTCTCCTACTTCAACTACATGCGTGGCACGCACAGTGCCAATGCGCTCTACGGGCTACCTGTCGGTGAGCGGGGTGCCTGGGCGGTCGCTCTGCGCAGTACCTACTATGGTAAGATGCAGGGATATGATACGCAGGGGGTGGCGACGGCTCCTTTTCAGGCGATGGAGATGTCACTCTCGGGGCTGTACAGCTACGACTTGACCGACAGACTGCGTGGTGGTTTGGCGCTCAAGATGCTCTATGGGCAGATCGAGCATTACTCTGCTTTTGCCCTCATAGCCGACGCAGGGCTGAGCTACTACCGCTCCGACTGGGGCACATCGCTAGGTATGACCATCTCTAATGTGGGCGGTATGCTCAAGAGCTACGGACTCTCGCGTCGTATGCCACAGTGGGACGTGCGTCTCGGTATGTCGCAGCGACTGGCGCATGCTCCGATACGCTTTCACCTCACGCTACATGGTCTGACACCTTATAATATACAGACCTGGGGAGCGGGACGGTCGACGGGTATCCGTGTAGCGAGTCACTTAGCGGGTGGCGTGGAGTTTGTCCCGTCTGAGCAGTTTTGGATCGGCATCGGGTACAACGCAAAGCAAGCGGTGGATCTCTCGGAGCGAGGAGCTAAGAGCCTGAGTGGCCTGTCGGCTGGTGTGGGCTTTAACCAGAGGCACTACCGCCTAGCACTCGGCGCAACCTATTATACCCCACAGATGTTGGGGCTGATGTTTTCATTCTCCACAACATTTGGCAATGACAAGTATGTCTACTAA
- the cmk gene encoding (d)CMP kinase gives MSTKQIQIAIDGYSACGKSTLARALAKDLSYTYVDSGAMYRAVALFAMRRGLWDGEHFDLDKLRQELEGVQVTFDPQTGHTLLNGEDVESEIRTLEVSRPASVVASYDFVRTMLVAQQQRLGEAGGIVMDGRDIGTVVFPEAELKIFLTATPEVRAQRRYDELRGKGDQTTTMEMVSADLKDRDYRDSHRAINPLRQAEDAVVIDNSVLSIEEQAAMALALARQREQK, from the coding sequence ATGTCTACTAAGCAGATACAGATAGCGATCGATGGATACAGCGCCTGCGGCAAGAGTACGCTAGCGCGTGCACTCGCCAAGGACCTGAGCTACACCTACGTGGATAGCGGTGCGATGTATCGTGCCGTGGCTCTCTTTGCGATGCGCCGTGGGCTATGGGATGGTGAGCACTTTGACCTAGATAAGCTACGTCAGGAGCTGGAGGGTGTGCAGGTGACCTTTGACCCTCAGACGGGACACACGCTCCTCAATGGTGAGGATGTCGAGTCTGAGATCCGCACGCTAGAGGTGTCTCGTCCAGCCAGTGTCGTGGCGAGCTATGACTTCGTACGCACGATGCTCGTGGCGCAACAGCAGCGTCTGGGCGAGGCGGGCGGTATCGTGATGGATGGACGAGATATAGGGACGGTTGTCTTCCCAGAGGCTGAGCTCAAGATCTTTCTCACAGCAACGCCAGAGGTGCGTGCACAGCGTCGCTACGATGAGCTACGTGGCAAAGGCGACCAGACGACAACGATGGAGATGGTCTCGGCCGATCTAAAAGATCGCGACTACCGAGACTCACACAGAGCGATCAATCCGCTCCGCCAAGCTGAAGATGCGGTAGTCATAGATAATAGTGTACTCTCTATAGAGGAGCAGGCTGCCATGGCTCTAGCTCTAGCACGACAGAGAGAGCAGAAGTAG
- a CDS encoding YifB family Mg chelatase-like AAA ATPase, which yields MSKLVKTYSSALVSLDALLVTVELSVSKGFNISMVGLPDAAVRESLSRVYTACDSSGAHPKSHNTVINLSPGDVRKEGTVFDLPIAVALLAANEIIPDEPLANYVMAGELSLDGTLQPIKGILPMAIMAREQKFKGVIVPKENAREAAVVNDLEVYGVESLREIIDFLAGRAKLEPTVVNTREEFAQQQCVSSVDFSEVKGQPALVRAMEVAAAGGHNIIMIGSPGSGKSMVAKRLPTILPPLTLHEALETTKIYSVAGALKGDVSLMKSRPFRSPHHTISNVALVGGGTTPRPGEVSLAHNGVLFLDELAEFNRVALELLRQPLEDRTITISRAKATFSYPASFMLVAAMNPCPCGYYNDPNRECTCPPGAPAKYLQKLSGPLLDRIDIQIETRPVDFDSLSDRRPSESSAAIRERVIKAREIQLQRFAPYPGIHCNAQMTPRLMKQFAYVEGDAMKILRQAMIQRDLSARAYDRILKVARTIADLDGSEQISLKHISEAINYRNLDRSSWGIVSI from the coding sequence ATGAGTAAGCTCGTCAAGACCTATTCCTCAGCCCTGGTCAGCCTCGATGCACTTCTCGTCACCGTGGAGCTCAGCGTCTCCAAGGGATTTAACATCAGCATGGTAGGACTGCCCGATGCCGCCGTGCGGGAGTCGCTCTCGCGTGTCTACACCGCCTGCGACTCCAGTGGCGCGCACCCTAAGAGCCATAATACGGTCATCAACCTAAGCCCAGGCGATGTGCGCAAGGAGGGGACCGTCTTTGACCTCCCGATTGCCGTGGCACTTCTTGCTGCCAATGAGATCATTCCCGATGAGCCTCTGGCAAACTATGTGATGGCTGGCGAACTATCTCTCGATGGCACCTTACAACCTATCAAAGGAATACTCCCGATGGCCATCATGGCGCGAGAGCAGAAGTTCAAAGGAGTCATCGTGCCAAAAGAAAACGCCCGCGAAGCTGCCGTCGTCAACGACCTAGAAGTCTACGGCGTCGAGTCGCTCAGAGAGATCATAGACTTCCTCGCAGGCAGAGCCAAGCTAGAGCCGACGGTGGTCAACACCCGCGAGGAGTTTGCCCAGCAGCAGTGCGTCTCTTCGGTAGACTTCAGCGAGGTCAAAGGGCAGCCCGCCCTGGTCCGAGCTATGGAGGTCGCAGCCGCAGGTGGACACAATATCATTATGATCGGCTCGCCTGGATCGGGTAAGTCAATGGTCGCCAAGCGTCTCCCCACGATCCTCCCGCCACTCACCCTCCACGAAGCACTCGAAACGACCAAGATATACTCCGTAGCCGGTGCCCTCAAGGGAGATGTATCCCTGATGAAGAGCCGCCCCTTCCGTTCGCCACACCATACCATCTCTAATGTAGCACTTGTAGGAGGCGGTACGACCCCACGTCCAGGCGAGGTGAGCTTGGCACACAACGGGGTGCTCTTCCTTGACGAGCTGGCCGAGTTCAATCGTGTAGCCCTCGAGCTGCTACGTCAGCCGCTCGAAGACCGTACCATCACCATCTCTCGTGCCAAGGCGACCTTCAGCTATCCCGCCTCCTTCATGCTGGTAGCTGCAATGAACCCCTGTCCTTGTGGATACTACAACGATCCCAACCGCGAGTGTACCTGCCCTCCTGGAGCACCCGCTAAGTATCTGCAAAAGCTCTCCGGGCCTCTCTTAGATCGCATAGACATACAGATCGAGACTCGTCCCGTAGACTTCGACTCGCTCTCCGACCGTCGCCCCTCCGAGAGCAGTGCTGCGATCCGCGAGCGGGTCATCAAGGCGAGAGAGATACAGCTCCAGCGCTTCGCCCCCTACCCAGGCATCCATTGCAATGCACAGATGACCCCACGCTTGATGAAGCAGTTCGCCTATGTCGAGGGTGACGCTATGAAGATACTGCGTCAAGCAATGATACAGCGCGACCTCTCTGCGAGAGCGTACGACCGCATCCTCAAGGTGGCTCGCACCATTGCCGACCTCGATGGCTCTGAGCAGATTTCGCTCAAGCATATCAGCGAGGCGATCAACTACCGCAACCTCGACCGCTCCTCCTGGGGCATCGTATCGATCTAA
- a CDS encoding 4-hydroxy-3-methylbut-2-enyl diphosphate reductase, with protein sequence MGRVEIDPESGFCFGVIKAVSRAEEILRQERNEPLYCLGDIVHNRAQVDRLESLGMHTIDHEQFSRLSNARVLYRAHGEPPASYTYAAEHGIEVVDATCPVVLRLQQKVRQAYLQHAEDDTQIVIFGKPGHAEVNGLVGQTDGKAIVVREPKDLDLIDFSHSVELFSQTTMQEDQLEEILSLIKSRLSGSATLIYHNTICQQVARRIPNIRAFAKSHDRIFFVSDQKSSNGRVLYQNCLEVNPNTTFITYPSELTYDLVPSHEESIGVCGATSTSREQLQEIAEIIEHWMQQRQDATQSN encoded by the coding sequence ATAGGACGTGTCGAGATAGACCCCGAGTCGGGCTTCTGCTTTGGCGTCATCAAGGCGGTCTCTCGTGCGGAGGAGATCTTGCGCCAAGAGCGTAACGAGCCTCTCTACTGTCTAGGCGACATCGTTCACAATCGTGCTCAGGTAGATCGGCTGGAGTCTCTCGGCATGCATACGATAGATCACGAGCAGTTTAGCCGTCTGAGCAATGCACGGGTACTATACCGAGCTCACGGTGAGCCACCCGCCTCTTACACTTACGCTGCAGAGCATGGCATAGAAGTGGTTGATGCGACTTGCCCTGTCGTGCTGAGACTACAGCAGAAGGTGAGACAAGCATACCTCCAGCATGCGGAGGATGATACGCAGATCGTCATCTTCGGCAAGCCTGGACATGCAGAGGTCAATGGACTGGTCGGACAGACCGATGGCAAGGCGATTGTGGTGCGAGAGCCTAAGGACTTAGACTTGATCGACTTCTCGCACTCTGTCGAGCTCTTTTCGCAAACTACCATGCAGGAGGATCAGCTTGAGGAGATACTTTCGCTCATTAAGAGCCGTCTGAGTGGCTCTGCAACGCTTATTTATCACAACACCATCTGCCAGCAGGTGGCGCGTCGCATTCCCAATATTCGAGCCTTTGCCAAGAGCCACGACCGCATCTTCTTTGTCTCCGATCAGAAGAGCTCCAACGGGCGTGTCCTCTATCAGAACTGCCTCGAGGTCAATCCGAATACGACCTTCATCACCTATCCCTCCGAACTGACCTACGACTTAGTCCCCTCACACGAGGAGTCTATTGGCGTGTGCGGAGCCACCAGCACCTCGCGAGAGCAACTGCAAGAGATCGCCGAGATCATCGAGCACTGGATGCAACAAAGACAAGATGCTACTCAGTCTAACTAA